One genomic segment of Oscillospiraceae bacterium includes these proteins:
- a CDS encoding phage tail tape measure protein produces the protein MADGRKEYNMMFLLGAQMGGSYTATFSKAQLQIITLQKEITALSKTQSDITAYQRQQTAIDSAGKSLDVLKQKYGITKAEIEGMEKANEKVSSALQRRLLDEDLRVKKASDSIAIKTEKLKQMGEALQKAGIDTGNLAAKEAELGKQIEETKQKQAAAAEEAVNFGSKSAAAVQAMSQALAAAGIAKALKEIYDALASCAGAAVEFEHVMAGVRRTVGGTDKELAIMAKEFREMSTDIPITTSEIGAVAEGAGQLGIAQEYAAEFTEIMSMLGTTTDLTADNAATMLAQFANITGLDPNDYERLGSTVAALGDATATTASKVVDMSQGLAASASIAGMGETDILGISAAVGSLGIEAQAGSTAMSTLIQTLYKAVETGDGLKEFAEVANMTADEFAHAWGDNAVMAMDDFIQGLNDTERTGRSAIVILDELGITNVRQTKAILGLAEAGDLLSNTIAQGKRAWEENVALQEKAGIMYGTTHSKLVMLQNAYNNLKITVGENYTPALQALYSVATSVLKSVTKSVEQNPALVKAATAFAGVIGLVTGALAAYTVAAKLAAIATEAIPIVGTIMKVTAVVGALVAGIVALNEAATVQLGEMWELTAVSRAQYAELRGLNEEYDRLQETHKEATAEAALLRGKIEDLTAEYEASRQSLEEYDAAYEEVIGGHRDMIAAHAEAGKEIDVEARSTVSLIDKLAELSATTADATRNKEPILAIVDALNKAIPDLALSYTKLISTSSGLTDSLYDVARAQSEQLMMEEKWSAYVDRVGNRDSLRLARDTAENNAKIAQEEYDIAKKAYDAAYRSTNQYDKGGSAAWDAMRADAAALEEIQRQLENSNKKFAEARAEYTMNERTLIELEGALNAYQNEQETAEATLKDVRNAITGVTDEAEKLAEAYQASYDAALKSVQGQYELWDKAEKIVATSARTINAALEGQAKYWQSYNADLAKLADRNVSIEGLDEMISSFADGSKESVNAVAGMAKASDKDLAKMVKNWQALQKEQQEVSGALAEMETGFTGSIGELQKQLEAAIDEMNMGEAAAVAGKDTIQAFIDAAKDQSMLAAVEAAYGGLARAANTALSQYITVGPLRPPSTAPAVTPRAGQSPINGSHADGLDYVPWDGYIAQLHKGERVLTAAEAEYYTLAPRLMAAMAAAPVMAAAPAAMPAALSADVGGYGGARIEVRAEYNISGIQNTEQMQTALSESNENLRELIREVIEDEGRDAARRRY, from the coding sequence GTGGCGGACGGCAGGAAAGAGTACAACATGATGTTCTTGCTGGGCGCGCAGATGGGAGGCAGTTACACCGCTACGTTCTCAAAAGCGCAGCTGCAGATAATCACACTTCAGAAAGAGATTACAGCACTCTCCAAGACACAGTCCGACATCACGGCGTACCAAAGGCAGCAGACCGCCATTGATTCCGCGGGGAAAAGCCTCGATGTCCTCAAGCAAAAGTACGGAATCACCAAAGCGGAGATTGAGGGCATGGAGAAGGCGAATGAGAAGGTCTCGTCCGCCCTTCAAAGACGGTTGCTCGACGAGGATCTGCGGGTCAAGAAGGCCTCGGATTCCATCGCCATAAAGACTGAAAAGCTCAAGCAAATGGGCGAGGCCCTGCAGAAGGCCGGCATTGACACGGGCAATCTCGCGGCGAAGGAAGCGGAGCTCGGGAAGCAGATTGAGGAAACAAAGCAAAAGCAAGCGGCCGCTGCAGAAGAGGCGGTAAACTTTGGGTCCAAATCTGCGGCGGCCGTCCAGGCCATGTCCCAAGCCCTCGCGGCGGCCGGCATCGCAAAAGCACTCAAGGAAATCTACGATGCCCTCGCCAGCTGCGCCGGCGCCGCGGTGGAGTTTGAGCACGTCATGGCAGGTGTGCGCCGCACCGTAGGCGGAACGGACAAGGAACTCGCCATCATGGCGAAGGAGTTCCGAGAAATGTCAACGGACATCCCCATAACTACATCGGAGATCGGCGCAGTCGCAGAAGGGGCCGGGCAGCTGGGCATCGCGCAGGAGTACGCGGCGGAGTTCACTGAAATTATGAGCATGCTCGGCACTACGACGGACCTGACGGCTGACAACGCGGCGACCATGCTGGCGCAATTCGCTAACATCACAGGGCTCGATCCGAACGACTACGAAAGACTCGGCTCCACCGTCGCGGCCCTCGGCGACGCGACAGCAACCACCGCATCAAAAGTCGTCGATATGTCGCAGGGCCTGGCGGCGTCGGCGAGTATCGCCGGCATGGGCGAGACGGACATACTCGGCATATCGGCGGCGGTCGGCTCCCTCGGCATCGAGGCACAGGCCGGCAGCACGGCTATGTCGACGCTGATCCAGACGCTGTATAAGGCCGTCGAAACCGGTGACGGCCTCAAGGAATTCGCGGAAGTTGCCAATATGACTGCAGATGAGTTCGCGCATGCTTGGGGCGATAACGCAGTCATGGCCATGGACGATTTCATTCAGGGGCTCAACGATACCGAGCGCACCGGACGCAGCGCCATTGTAATACTCGACGAGCTCGGGATCACCAATGTAAGGCAAACTAAAGCGATTCTCGGCCTTGCCGAAGCGGGGGATTTACTCTCAAACACCATCGCGCAGGGCAAGCGCGCGTGGGAGGAAAATGTCGCGCTGCAGGAAAAGGCCGGGATCATGTACGGCACGACACATAGCAAGCTTGTGATGTTGCAGAACGCCTATAATAACCTCAAGATCACGGTCGGTGAGAACTACACCCCGGCACTGCAAGCTCTTTATTCCGTCGCGACGTCCGTGCTGAAGAGTGTGACGAAATCTGTGGAACAAAATCCGGCGTTGGTAAAAGCGGCTACGGCATTTGCCGGGGTGATCGGCCTAGTGACGGGCGCGCTCGCAGCCTATACCGTCGCGGCGAAACTCGCCGCTATCGCCACCGAAGCAATTCCCATTGTCGGCACTATCATGAAGGTCACCGCCGTCGTTGGTGCGCTAGTTGCAGGGATCGTAGCCCTGAATGAGGCGGCCACTGTGCAGCTTGGCGAGATGTGGGAGCTCACAGCAGTATCCCGCGCCCAATACGCCGAGCTGCGGGGGCTCAATGAGGAATATGATCGACTCCAAGAAACACACAAAGAAGCCACTGCCGAAGCTGCTCTACTTAGAGGAAAAATCGAGGACCTGACCGCTGAGTACGAGGCCAGTAGGCAATCCCTCGAAGAGTACGACGCCGCCTATGAAGAGGTGATCGGTGGCCATCGCGACATGATCGCAGCACATGCAGAGGCCGGAAAAGAGATCGACGTAGAGGCACGAAGCACAGTATCATTGATTGATAAACTGGCCGAGCTGAGCGCGACCACCGCCGACGCCACGCGAAATAAGGAGCCGATTCTCGCGATTGTGGACGCACTGAACAAAGCCATTCCAGATCTCGCCCTGTCGTACACAAAGCTCATCTCGACTTCAAGTGGGCTCACCGATTCACTTTATGACGTCGCGAGAGCTCAATCAGAGCAGCTCATGATGGAGGAGAAATGGAGCGCGTATGTCGATCGCGTCGGTAATCGGGACTCTCTCAGGCTGGCGAGAGATACCGCAGAAAACAACGCGAAGATTGCGCAAGAAGAGTACGATATTGCGAAAAAGGCGTATGACGCGGCCTATAGATCCACCAACCAATACGACAAAGGAGGAAGCGCCGCATGGGACGCGATGAGGGCCGACGCGGCGGCGCTCGAAGAGATACAAAGACAACTCGAAAACTCCAACAAAAAGTTCGCCGAGGCACGCGCTGAATATACAATGAACGAAAGGACGCTCATTGAGCTTGAGGGCGCACTCAATGCATATCAGAATGAACAGGAGACAGCGGAGGCCACCCTAAAAGACGTCCGAAATGCCATCACGGGCGTCACCGATGAGGCCGAGAAACTTGCGGAAGCCTACCAGGCGTCATATGACGCCGCATTAAAAAGCGTGCAAGGGCAATACGAGCTGTGGGATAAGGCGGAAAAAATAGTTGCAACGAGCGCAAGGACGATCAATGCCGCGCTTGAAGGCCAGGCCAAATACTGGCAGAGTTACAATGCTGACCTCGCCAAACTGGCCGATCGGAACGTCAGTATCGAAGGCCTCGATGAAATGATTTCTAGCTTTGCCGACGGCTCCAAAGAAAGTGTCAACGCCGTCGCAGGCATGGCAAAGGCCAGCGACAAGGACCTCGCCAAGATGGTAAAAAATTGGCAGGCACTCCAAAAAGAGCAGCAAGAAGTTTCTGGTGCCCTTGCAGAGATGGAGACCGGCTTTACGGGTTCTATAGGCGAGTTGCAGAAGCAACTCGAAGCAGCCATCGACGAGATGAACATGGGCGAAGCGGCGGCTGTAGCGGGGAAAGATACGATCCAGGCTTTTATTGATGCGGCCAAGGATCAGAGTATGTTGGCCGCAGTGGAGGCGGCTTATGGGGGCCTTGCGCGCGCCGCGAACACCGCGCTGTCACAATATATAACGGTGGGCCCGTTGCGGCCGCCGTCTACAGCGCCCGCGGTTACGCCCCGGGCAGGGCAGTCGCCCATAAACGGCTCACATGCCGATGGCCTTGACTATGTGCCCTGGGACGGATACATCGCGCAGCTACACAAGGGTGAGCGCGTGTTGACGGCTGCGGAGGCGGAGTATTA